Proteins from a genomic interval of Siniperca chuatsi isolate FFG_IHB_CAS linkage group LG10, ASM2008510v1, whole genome shotgun sequence:
- the LOC122882748 gene encoding transcription factor HES-5-like, protein MAPTVFGQASFSKEHLTPAHKLRKPMVEKLRRDRINTSIEQLKALLGPEFLRQQPDSKQEKADILEMAVSYLRGWQQQKQKQQQQASVASGLMTDSDGYSRCVQEAVSFLSHCEVQTQAHRRLLSHFQDLRASSRTSHSPCTLSPPGSPLHQVSSSKGVSQASCALWRPW, encoded by the exons ATGGCACCCACTGTTTTTGGACAAGCAAGCTTTTCTAAGGAACACCTGACTCCTGCTCATAAG cTGAGAAAGCCAATGGTGGAGAAACTGCGCAGAGACCGCATCAACACCAGCATTGAGCAGCTGAAAGCCCTGCTGGGTCCTGAGTTCCTCAGGCAGCAGCCCGACTCCAAGCAAGAGAAGGCGGACATCTTGGAGATGGCCGTGTCCTATCTGAGAGgctggcagcagcagaagcagaagcagcagcagcaggccagCGTGGCCTCTGGCCTGATGACAGACAGTGACGGCTACTCCCGCTGCGTGCAGGAGGCTGTCAGCTTCCTGTCCCACTGCGAGGTCCAGACTCAGGCCCACAGACGGCTGCTCAGCCACTTCCAGGACCTGCGGGCATCCAGCAGGACCAGCCACAGTCCCTGCACCCTCTCCCCTCCTGGCTCTCCGCTCCATCAAGTCAGCTCCAGCAAGGGTgtgagccaggccagctgtgcTCTGTGGAGGCCCTGGTAG